The genomic segment GGAATAGCAAGAGTCCAAGAGGTGGGCAAACTTTGGAGCCAGGCTACATTATCAGGTCCATTTTCCATGGAAGTCCAGAGGAGGATGACAACAGCATCTCACTGTAGACCCAGCAGTCAGACTCACCAgtggtgaggccaccattgcTGCCCAGTCCCCAGACATATTCCCTCTGCTCAGGCTAGGGAGGAAATGTAAAGATGTTTAACAGGCACAGGACAGGGGAGATCATGACCATGAAGCCAAATACAAGCGGTAACAGCATTCTGAGATCATACCACCCCTGCCTGCAGTTTAGCACCCTGGCCTGCAGTTCCATGCTGTCTGTCCACCCTCAGTCCCCACAGCCAGTGCCAAACACTGGAGACAGGGTATAACAGGCCATAGGGTTCACAGAATGGGGTGCTTTCTCCCCCAGGGGCCTGGATTAAATTACCTTAGTGCTCTTAGGTGGGGCCAAGTGGAGGACAGGTGAAGTCTGTAAGTCCCTTTCTAATCCTATTTCCCACTAAGCGACAAACCCAAACAACCGGGGACTTACCTGCCGCTCGCAGGCCATTTTATACTGTGTTCCCTGGGAGTAGAGTTTGCTCTGGCTTTGTGGCCAGAGCAAAAACCGGTACTGGCAACAGCCCTTCGGTGGTCAGCAGTTGAAATCAGATGGTGTTGGCTAGCTGCTTCTGGGTTAGCGTGGCGTAGGCACTGGGTTGGCTGCTCCGGGGATGTTCAGCTGTAGCTCGGAGGGCTTGAGTTAGCCCCCTGGTCCACATGTCGAGAGAGCAGGTGTCCCGTCTCACTTGCTGGTTAAGTAGTCCATTCACCCCTCCACTCAATCTGGCAGCTGGGAGGTTGTAGGAGAAGTGGAAATGCCAGTTTCTGTCATCTTTTATTGGCCCATTTCTGAGTTTCATGGCCCATAAaatgggtgccttggtcactacTGAGGTCCTTTCCCCATGGTGGGGAGGGTACCACCATCCACTCTTGGGCTTTCCACTGTATCCACCCAGATGCTGTCCATCACAGGCCGGCTGGCCCCTGCTGTCCACCTGCACGGATTCCCACAGGCCGGCCCATCAGTGTGCCAAAGGGATGGAGCCTGTCCCTTTGTCCACTAAAGGTGGTATCTCAGGAGGATGAGCTGTCTCTATCAGGCTGGTGGGGTCCCCCGTGGTGTAGGTAACCAGGCCTAAGATAGTGTAGGTAACCGGGCCTGCTCTGCACTCAGTAGGCCAGAAGATCAAGGGCTACACTGACTTCTACAGGCATGCCACTTAGCCACGGTTTGGACGTGTGCCTGCCCAGACGGGCTTCTGGAAGGTTTCCTTTAGCCGCTTAGCTACGGGATCCTGAGTACATACAGTCACTGGGGTGTGTATTGGGATATCTCTCGCCTGTTGTGAAGCAGCATAGATTGCAGAGAGCGGTTGTCCCATCACACAGCATCGTCACTCTGCCCCCCTCCACAGCTGGGACCAGAAGCCCAAGCGTACTCTCATGATTTTGCTGTTGCCACAGGCTTCAATCAAATCCTTCTGGGTTACTGGCCACATCCGACTCACAAGCCTGTCTCTGAGTTCCTATCCCTAAAGCCCTGGATCTGTTTAACTGCCACCTTGGCTTGGGTGACGGCGTCTTCCTCCCCTTGGGTCCAATCCCAGTGAGCCCCCTTTGTACAAGGGGGCCTGTACAAGGGTCAAAAAGCTTAGGCCAGATGCGGGATGAAAGGCCTCCAATAGCCCAACAGCCCTAGACAGGTGTGTAATTGTTTCAGGGTGATGGGTCACAGCTGTGCTTTTATCTGCTGAGAGTACCCCCTTTGGCTTACCTGACCAGATAACACCCAAGTATTTGACAGGTCATCCAGGTCTTTGCCTTTTCTCTGTATTCCCCAGCCAACCCTCTGCCATCAAATGAGCTCCAAGTGTGGCGGCTGCCACTTTGAAACTGGAAACAGACCCTGAGGTTCACAGAATGTCATCATTATCATGGCCGAGAGAGGCATCTCTCCTGGTGGTCGGCTGCCTCCGCTCTGGGGGAGAAAGCAGCTACTCACCTGTGTCCCGTGGGACAGGGACCTCGATGACCTGGTTCCAAtcgtcttcctcttcctcagtgCTCTCTGTGGGGTCCCACACCCGGGGGTTCCCGTTTGGATGCGCCCCGACCACCCGGACTCTCTGCCGGGGAAGCTGCCTTCCCTCCAGCCACGTGGTGTGGCGGGCTAAGTCCGTTTCCCATCTTGTTCCCTCGATCTGCCCATTAACATTCCGGCAGCTTCAGTTTGGGCCAGCCCGGCATCCCGCCTCTAGGCCCCTACCCTGGGCCTCAGGCACTTGCTCAGTGTCTGTGGCCTTTCTCAGCCTCCAAAGCAGGGGCGACCCCGCCCCATCTAGCTGCTTTTCCCCACAGTTATGGCAGCGACATCTCCGCAACACcctaggtggggggggggggctatggATTCGCCAGTCTCTTGGCAGCCCCTATTCATCAAGGATGGACGCCACAGGGCCCCGCGCGCGCGTGGACGGCCACTCCCAGGTTCCCCACAATTTTCCCTTCCCCGTCCTTGTTCCCGACATCTCAGCGCTCCCGGGAGTTTCCTCCGCCTCTCAGCGGGCTCGCCGATTGCtgggctgcaccctgcaggcctgcaaGTCTCGTAGTAGCCCAGCCTCTAGACCGAAGAAAGAGCCAGCGACAGAGACATCAGCGATTTGTTGGATAGGGGATCTTACACGTCTGAAGCAACACCCCACCGTGTGCGGCAGACAGGACTCAACAGCCATCTTTGCGGTTCCCGGGGAGAAGAAGGCTCCCAGTTATAGGGGGAGTTGACTTCAGCTGTGCTCGTCAGTTACCAGGGGCTAGTTAGGCCCTACAATTAAGAGGATTGGATAGTCACGTgagtgaagcaggcactggtcgaGCAGGGGATGAACAAAAAccaagagaacagccatcctgAGTGGCCTTGACCGTACACGTGACATTTCCTTGGGTTTCGGTCAGTGTGTGCTGGAGTTTGGGGCTGTGTGTCCCCAAAGGCACACCAACTGAGACACCCTTGCCAATTCCTTTTTTATGTGTTTGGAGTCTCCAAGGGGTGTTTCTCATGACTGAAAACACCTGCACAGGGTGGTGGCTACCTGGCGGTTCACTATGCAAAAATTTACCAAGCCGCACACGTCTCCGTGTCGTATGTAGGCTACACTTCATCTCAACGTGAAAAACGGAAACCCCCGCCAATACCACCTGGGGGCTGAGATTCTGTTCACCTGAAgggccccatccccagagtttctgattcagtaggtggaAAGGGataaaaatctgcattttctcCTGCCATCCAGATGCTGCCAGTCAAGGCcatgctttgagaaccactggcttcgAGTCTTCTAGATGGAGTGAAGCCAGGTTGCAATTAAGTATTTCTAGAGAAACAGTTTCAGTAAAGTGCTCAAAGAGTTCAAGTTAAAGAGGGACATGGACCTCTGAGGCTCTGATaacttgtgatttatttttttttaattgctttcttaTCAAGCACCCCCAAAATTGTATAAGTTTCAGACCCCACATAACCAGGCCTGGGCCTGCTCagaaaatatccattaagtccTTGTGTGGCAAACACACCTGGGACAGACTTTGGAGTTAACAGTGGCTTTGAGGTAGGGAAGGAGTCAAACGAGGTTGCTGGGCAGGTGGGGGCCCTTGTGCGTTGCGAGGCCGAGGCCGGAGCTGGCTTATTGCATTAAGAACATGCAACCTGTGACTTGCTGAGCGAGGGGGCGGCAGGCAGCTCCCCCAGCATCCAGCTCCCACTTTGCAAATGGGAGACCCATGGGGTCCTTTTGGCTGAAGGCAGTTTCAATACATCCACACGAAGGAAGTGGAGTCACAAGATTTATTATTGCAGATCCCAGATGCCAGGGGTACAATGAGCCCGGGGAAGGGCTGTCCCCAATCCCGGGTCCTGAGGGAGAGGACAGAGAGCAGGGTACCAAGTTCCCATCAtagggtggtgggggtggagggcactAGCCTTTTACGGGTTGAAACGCTGAGTGGTTATTTTAAAAGCTGCCTGGGAAAGCAGTGGGACCCCTAGACTCCAGGCTTTATGTCCACACTCTGGGTGTCAGGAGGGTTATCATGCTGTACAATACCTCGGCAGCAACTCTGAAAAACAAAGGTGCTTTCCTCGAAAGGTGTTCCTCTCATCACAACACGGCCTACGTCTCCTGTCCAGCGTGGCCCTGCTCTGTGTTTTCTGGTAAGAGCAGCCCATGAAGCATCTGGTGGCTGCGCGGTGAGACTGAGACCCTCAAATATCAAGAGCTGAGGCCCCCCCGAGGGGTCAAGTGACTTGCCGGAGACTAAGTGCCAACCTCCCACAAACCAGGCGCTCCCCACTTCCCCCCAGAGGGCACCGTCTCTACTCCAGCCTCTGGAACAGGCTGGCGGCACAGCTGGGAGGCTGGCTGGGACGTCTCTGAGGGCTAGGTCTGGAGATGCCCTACGCTGGCCCCACCCGCACGATCCCCAGACGCCTCTGGAGAGAGCTGGGACCTAGAGGAGGCCCTTCTTGCCGGTGACCCCCCAACCTCAGGACCCTACTAAGTGGCATGGAGGGCCAGcgggcagcagcagcacctgcccTCAGCCAGACGGGTGGGCCCCTGGGGTGGGCCCAGGGCTCCCGCCGGGCCCCAGACCAGacactccctcctcctgcctctcaaaTTCACACCCAAAGGGAGCAGCAGCAGCCAGCCGGGCTTGGCTCCACACCGCCTTAGTTCACACTCACCCCTGATGCTGCCGGACGGGGActgcccaggggctgggggacccTACATAACAGGAGGATGTGAGGCACAGGGCTCCCTGAGAGCacaggagaggaggcagggccgGGGAGGGCGAGGCCGGCCTCCCGAGACCCCCGCGCACACGTGGGCCAGCGCTGGCGGGGCAATGAGGCTGGGGAGCCTGCAGCTGCGGGAGGAGACCTGGCCCCAGTGCCCGTGGGGATCCAGGCCCCCCTTCCCGGGCGCAGGGCTGCTGGCGGCCGGCGTGGGTTCAGGCTGGGACACGGCTGACTGAGGCGCCTCACCGCATCCCCGCCCCTAGTGAGCGGCTCAGGAAGTAGTGCAAGTGAGGACTCCGCCTTCAGCAGCTGCTCAGAAACCTGTGGTCAGGCGGACACCACGAccctggagaggggagggagacgGAGCTTCCAGCAGAGGGACACGGCTGGGGAGCTCCCAGACCCCGAGGGCAGGCCAGTGGTTAGCGGGGAGGGCTGGCCTCTGGCTCCCCGTAGTCGGGTGGCTCAACACCCCGTGCAGCCTGAGGCTGGGTGAGGGTCTGGGGTGCACGTACCCCTCCCAGGGTCGGAGAGGGCAGGGACAGGGTAGAACCACTCATCGCTCCCAAGGCCGCCCCGAGAGGAGACTGCAAGCGGCCTACCGACCGACTTTGAGACCGTGGGCCCATCTAGTGCAGATGCGGCCCAGGGGAGGGATGTGCTTTGCTCATTAAGACACAGCAAGGTCACGTGACCCGTGATCCGGCCTCCAGGGTCAGGGCAGATACAAGGAGTGAGCCAGGGGGTGGGTGATAGGGCCAAGTCCCCTCCCGACCTCTGCCCCCCCCAGGCCTCTCCCGCACGGCTACCAGAAGACACCCCAGGAGGAAGAGACAGCCCTGAGCCGTGGGAGTGAGAGGGCTCGACTCCATCAGGTGCACAGGAAGGCAGGGCCCAGCTCTTGGCCTGGACACACTGCCTCAAACTACACCCCGTCCTGAAAAGAGCCAAACCGAATGGAAACTTGACCAAAACAACTCAATCTCACAGTGATGCACTCCACATGTGTGAGTCTGCATGCACGcgggcgtgcacacacacacacacacacacacacccccacgcTCAGACGCCCTCGATGGTCCATCTCCCACCCGGCAGAGCGCCAGTGCCCGGACTCAGTGTCGGCTGCTGACGTGGAGGGTGTAGAAGGCCCAGGGCTCAGGGACATAGATGACGCCCGGGTACTTCTTCCTGAGCACGGGGTCATTCCACAGCCAGGCGACCCAGAGCGCCACGAGCAGGAGGGTGAAGGCAAAGGAATAGAAGAGGAAGAGGCCGTTGCTGTCCAGGAAGAGGCGCTTGTGCTTCTGGTGCAGGACGAGGGCCAGCATGGCGAAGAAGGTGAAGATGAAGAGGATGAAGATCTGGCCCTCGGTGACCAGGTACCTGCGGAGGCCAGCAGGTGAGCGGAGGTGGGTGCCATGACAGTCCATCCTGCCCGGCCTCCGGCCTCTACCCAAGTACCAGGCTGCCCTCCCAGTCGGTCAGAACAGCACATCAGGTGAGAGGCTCAGGGAAGCACTTCCCTCTGAGCCACAACCTGTACGCAGCACATTGATTTGGCTTGCAGAgctactgttttttaaaatgttgtgtttgttGCCAATGCTTAAATAACAGATTATCTGTCAACGTGGAGTTCTGGTTTCCCTGCTCACAGGAGGCTTGTGTTCGCACGTGACAATAACCGATGAGAGGAGAAAGCAGCTGCTCCCTTTAAAAGTGAGCATTGTTCTGCAgcttgccacagtccccaccattcCCTACTGCCTCACCTGATGGCTGCTCGATGCATTCCTGTTACCAGCTTGGTTCCTAAAGGCGTCTGAGTTTGGGAATGCAGTTTCAGTTTATGGGAGTTGTCATTACTGTCTCCTTGAAGGCTGGGACACAGTCTCACCTCCCAGGGTTCCCTGCAGCTCTGAAGGCAGTCCCCAGCACCTGGCCAGGAACTCAGTAATACTTGCTAGAGGGCTTCTGGGAGGTTATCTCGTCCACTCCCCTGCCTCTAGACAGAACTGCAACGCCGACCCATCCCACTCAAGCAACTGCATAGCTCTGCAACTTAGTGGCTGTGTCACCTCGGGGAATTTACATGACATCTTGCAGACTCTGTTTTCTTACTCGTAAAGGGGGCATAAATGGCTCTCTCTCTCAAGGTTACTGACAAGAACTACGTCCTTGCAGAAGCATACTGTTCAGTGACCGGCCTGCTGTAGCTATCACTCTGGTAGCGTGGGTAAGAACAGGCTGAGGCTCTCCTGCCCACGTCGCACCTCTTTCCCTCCAGCTGCGGCTGCCACCCATTCCCTTTAACCCCACCCTCAGCGGGCCTACGGATGCCTCAGCACATAAGGATTCACCCTGGTGGACCCCCTCAGCTGGCCAGGGGCAGCCCCTGGAGGTCGGCTGGAGCCGGCCCCAGGAGAGGAGGCCCTTTTCATCTGGCTGGAGGCTTCCCACCAGAGAAGCGCTGGTCCTTTCTAGAACACCCACAATCCCTGGGGGAGCCTGTCTCCAGAGCAGAAGTGAGAGAGGAGGGGTAAGAGCCTGGCTGAGGCCTGGGTCCTCTGGAATGGGAAGAGAGAGCTGGAGGGAAAAGGAAGCCAGGTGGGGAGCCCCTGAGGCCATGGAATGCCACCTCCTGCCCCCATATCTGTCCTTGTCACCTCCATGATGCCTCACAGTTTACAAagcccctttctctcctcctggaTTCTCACCATGTCCCAAAAGGGGGACAGGcaggtattatccccatttcacagaggaggaaatggaggccccCAGGCCTCTACAGGGCTTGGTGTCGGGAGACAGATTCTACTGGCCCTGAGGTCACACTCAGGCCTGGCTTCCTGGTCACAGAGTGGCCACCATAAGGCACTGTCACAGTCCCCACtaaaagaggaggaagcagggagagtCTCACCTGGGGTCACACAGTGACCAGGTCTGTGGTCAAGAGCACATTTTCACTGCCTGGCTCACCAAGGGCTCCCAGCCCTCCCCTAGCCCAGGACTGCTCTCCACTCACCAGTAGTACAGGCCACTGGGCACCACCAGCAGCGCGGCTGCCCCTGGCATCGAGCTCTCCGCTTTGGTGGGAGTGAAGCAGCCGCTGAAGTACATgaagaggatgaggaagaagGGGATGTACCTGCAACAGGGACGCCAGCGCTTAGCCGCCGGgctgccccgcccaccccccccccacccagggccccttCCCCACCCGCCCTTGTGCGGGTTCCCTGCACCATCCCACGCAGTCTCACTTCATGGTTTACACACATGTCTGGCTTGGTGAGGGCACTCTTCCCTGGCAGCCCTTCCTGAGCAGGGGGTccaggaaggaagcaggaagatGAGGCCTGCTCCCTGCGCACGTGCAGATCAGGGCCCCACGGGCTGGGGGGCGGCTCCCTCCCACACCGCCCTGGCCGCCGCCCTcactgtgtgtggggggcggggggccgtgCCTCACGCATTCGCGGGAACAccagcagccccagcccctcacTGCCCCGGAAGTGGGTGTTCCCAGcaaggtggaggagggagaggcccgAGGTCCCAGTTTAAAAACAGGTGAGGGGACAGCACCTGCCGGGGCCTCCCAGCAGCTGTGTGAAGCCCCTTCACGCACACTcagccccagcctcacctcctttccacacacacaccatctcaCCCCAAAAGtaccaccctctcccctccacacacaGGCTGCTTCCCCCAGGCGCCGTGCTGCctctcacacacaccctctcccGCCCCAGGCAccaccttctctcctcccccacctgccctcttccccctcctgcGGCCCCCACACCCGCCCAGTCCTCTCCTGCCCTTTCACTTCTCCAggcctctgtccctctctcctcctcccttccccagccttCCACGGGAAGGGTCTCCGGGCAAAGGCCCGGGAGAACTGGCAAGAGGCCCGTGTGTCCAGCGATGCCCTGACTTTCCAGGCCCCAAAACAGAACCCAGAGACACAGTGTAGGGCACGTGTGACGTGAGGGAGCCCACCTCACTGGGGCCTGGGGCCACCCAGGTCCAGGACTGGCTCTGCCGCTAGCTGTCCACCCATGGGTACACCCCTCCCACTGGCCCCAGCTAATCCCGTGTAAGGCAGGGGCCTAGAAACAGATGACTGCCCGCAGCCTGGACCCTGCACCTCCTGTGGCTGAGCCCGCATTTGTGAGGTTTTATCGCTGCAGgtgaaggggtgggagggaggagctcCTCTGGGAGTGCGGAGGGAGGGGGTGCACAGACAGCACCCCCGCccacatccctcccccaacctagTCCAGCCGGCCCTGCTCGGCTTCCTGCCTGCCGCCATGCCCAAGACCGCGGCCCGAGGTGCCAagatccccctccccctccccgtcgcGGAGGGATGTTTATCGGCGCTGCAGCCTCGGCCCAGGGAGGACAGCCACTCGCTGCCCTCTAGCGGCCGCCGCGCGCACTGCGGGCTGGCGGGGGCGGAAGGAGGCACGGCGGGAACCAGAGCCGAGGGACAGCGCCCCCGCCGGGGAAGAGCACGCCATTCCAGCCGCTCCGCCCTTGTTCAGGGTCACCAAGGCCGGCCGCACAGCTGGCTGGGGCCACGGGCCCCATCACTCACCACATGGAGTGGCCCAGGTACTCGTCGTAGTAGTAGAGCAGCTCAAAGGAGTCGATCTGCGGGTGGCAGAGGCGAGGTAGGGGCAGAGGCGGAGGGGCTTCAGGGAGGGTGCAGGGCCCATGGAGCCCTCGGGTCACCCCCCCCGCCCACGCTCAGGCCTCCCCCAGTGCCCTCAGTCCCTCCCTATTCGGAGGAgggggcccggggtgggggggggaggggctatGTGCCACTTCCTAGTAATACAGGAGCATCCTAGCGGGGCGATCTGCCCTCATCTAGGCCAATCTCTCTGGCCTCCAGGACAGACCACGGTGCTGGGCTAGGCGCTCACCAGTGTCTCAGGCTTGAGATTCTTGATGATGGGGTTCTCGCGGACTGACAGGTGGTTCTGGTAGCCGCTGAAGATCAGGCGGTGGTTCACGGAGTCGCCCACCAGGTGGATGCTGGCGCCCATGATGAAGGTGATGATGCTGACGTAGATCAGGGAGCGCGGCAGGGTGCGTGGGGACCGCTCGATGAGCTGGGTCAGAGGGAGGCCCGAGAGTGTATGAGCCCCACCTGCATCACGAGAGAAGACaccctctgcttccctccctcacACTCGGAGTGGGATGGATGCCACCAGCTGGAAAGTCACTCTCAAATTGGTAGGTCCCTTTGGTGGGGCCAGTCCAGCCTCCAGCGTCTCACACAATCCCTGTGAACCCAGCAGGGGCCAGGAATCAGCAACCTCTTGTGCCCGACAG from the Hippopotamus amphibius kiboko isolate mHipAmp2 chromosome 2, mHipAmp2.hap2, whole genome shotgun sequence genome contains:
- the CLN6 gene encoding ceroid-lipofuscinosis neuronal protein 6 isoform X5; its protein translation is MAPFHLDLWFYFTLQNWVLDFGRPIAMLVFPLEWFPLNKPSVGDYFHMAYNIITPFLLLKLIERSPRTLPRSLIYVSIITFIMGASIHLVGDSVNHRLIFSGYQNHLSVRENPIIKNLKPETLIDSFELLYYYDEYLGHSMWYIPFFLILFMYFSGCFTPTKAESSMPGAAALLVVPSGLYYWYLVTEGQIFILFIFTFFAMLALVLHQKHKRLFLDSNGLFLFYSFAFTLLLVALWVAWLWNDPVLRKKYPGVIYVPEPWAFYTLHVSSRH
- the CLN6 gene encoding ceroid-lipofuscinosis neuronal protein 6 isoform X4 translates to MGKLRPEEGQNLPSITQKVGGTTESKRSLQLSAGVPSRVVSAQQAQRGRLLPHGLQHHHPLSPAQGGAHTLSGLPLTQLIERSPRTLPRSLIYVSIITFIMGASIHLVGDSVNHRLIFSGYQNHLSVRENPIIKNLKPETLIDSFELLYYYDEYLGHSMWYIPFFLILFMYFSGCFTPTKAESSMPGAAALLVVPSGLYYWYLVTEGQIFILFIFTFFAMLALVLHQKHKRLFLDSNGLFLFYSFAFTLLLVALWVAWLWNDPVLRKKYPGVIYVPEPWAFYTLHVSSRH
- the CLN6 gene encoding ceroid-lipofuscinosis neuronal protein 6 isoform X2; the protein is MEVAARRRQQPGAQPGASFPQARHSSVKAAEAAGMAPFHLDLWFYFTLQNWVLDFGRPIAMLVFPLEWFPLNKPSVGDYFHMAYNIITPFLLLKLIERSPRTLPRSLIYVSIITFIMGASIHLVGDSVNHRLIFSGYQNHLSVRENPIIKNLKPETLIDSFELLYYYDEYLGHSMCGCFTPTKAESSMPGAAALLVVPSGLYYWYLVTEGQIFILFIFTFFAMLALVLHQKHKRLFLDSNGLFLFYSFAFTLLLVALWVAWLWNDPVLRKKYPGVIYVPEPWAFYTLHVSSRH
- the CLN6 gene encoding ceroid-lipofuscinosis neuronal protein 6 isoform X3, with the translated sequence MLQMGKLRPEEGQNLPSITQKVGGTTESKRSLQLSAGVPSRVVSAQQAQRGRLLPHGLQHHHPLSPAQGGAHTLSGLPLTQLIERSPRTLPRSLIYVSIITFIMGASIHLVGDSVNHRLIFSGYQNHLSVRENPIIKNLKPETLIDSFELLYYYDEYLGHSMWYIPFFLILFMYFSGCFTPTKAESSMPGAAALLVVPSGLYYWYLVTEGQIFILFIFTFFAMLALVLHQKHKRLFLDSNGLFLFYSFAFTLLLVALWVAWLWNDPVLRKKYPGVIYVPEPWAFYTLHVSSRH
- the CLN6 gene encoding ceroid-lipofuscinosis neuronal protein 6 isoform X6 — protein: MAYNIITPFLLLKLIERSPRTLPRSLIYVSIITFIMGASIHLVGDSVNHRLIFSGYQNHLSVRENPIIKNLKPETLIDSFELLYYYDEYLGHSMWYIPFFLILFMYFSGCFTPTKAESSMPGAAALLVVPSGLYYWYLVTEGQIFILFIFTFFAMLALVLHQKHKRLFLDSNGLFLFYSFAFTLLLVALWVAWLWNDPVLRKKYPGVIYVPEPWAFYTLHVSSRH
- the CLN6 gene encoding ceroid-lipofuscinosis neuronal protein 6 isoform X1, whose translation is MEVAARRRQQPGAQPGASFPQARHSSVKAAEAAGMAPFHLDLWFYFTLQNWVLDFGRPIAMLVFPLEWFPLNKPSVGDYFHMAYNIITPFLLLKLIERSPRTLPRSLIYVSIITFIMGASIHLVGDSVNHRLIFSGYQNHLSVRENPIIKNLKPETLIDSFELLYYYDEYLGHSMWYIPFFLILFMYFSGCFTPTKAESSMPGAAALLVVPSGLYYWYLVTEGQIFILFIFTFFAMLALVLHQKHKRLFLDSNGLFLFYSFAFTLLLVALWVAWLWNDPVLRKKYPGVIYVPEPWAFYTLHVSSRH